One part of the Caproiciproducens sp. CPB-2 genome encodes these proteins:
- the rplR gene encoding 50S ribosomal protein L18 gives MVNKTDTNRARLNRHRRVRGKISGTAECPRLNVFRSTTNIYAQIIDDVEGVTLAAASTLDKDFNGNGGNKDAARKVGELIAKRAAEKGITEVVFDRGGYIFHGRVKELAEGAREGGLKF, from the coding sequence ATGGTGAATAAGACTGACACAAACAGAGCCAGGCTTAACCGTCACCGCAGGGTGCGCGGTAAAATTTCCGGCACAGCAGAGTGCCCACGCCTGAATGTATTTCGCTCTACCACCAATATCTACGCCCAGATTATCGACGATGTAGAGGGAGTTACTCTTGCAGCAGCTTCCACGCTGGACAAGGATTTCAATGGTAATGGCGGAAACAAGGACGCCGCACGCAAAGTTGGCGAGCTTATTGCCAAACGTGCCGCCGAAAAAGGCATCACCGAGGTCGTATTTGACCGCGGCGGCTATATTTTCCACGGCCGCGTCAAAGAGCTGGCCGAAGGCGCCCGTGAGGGCGGCCTCAAGTTCTAA